In the genome of Sphaeramia orbicularis chromosome 13, fSphaOr1.1, whole genome shotgun sequence, one region contains:
- the LOC115431869 gene encoding early nodulin-75-like, whose protein sequence is MDSEHRGKAEGSTGPEEETPPKEETPPQEVPPKEEIPPKEEIPPQEETPPKEEIPPKEEIPPTKERPPTEERPPTEERQPKEEIPPKEETPPTEEVPPKEEVPPAEEIPTQEEVPPKEEIPPTEERPSTEERQPKEEIPPTKETPPTEEVPPKEEMPPKEETPPKEETPPTEELPPKEVPPKEELPPTEEVPPKEETPPTEELPPKEVPPKEELPPTEEVPPKEEVPPKEEMPPTEEVPPKEEVPPREEMPPKEEIPPKEEVPPKEEIPPTEEIPPTEEVPPKEEVPPREEMPPKEEIPPKEEMPPKEEVPPKEIPPTEEVPPKEEVPPREEIPPKEEIPPKEEVPPKEIPPTEEVPPTEEVTLWI, encoded by the coding sequence ATGGACTCTGAACACAGAGGGAAAGCAGAGGGTTCAACTGGCCCAGAAGAAGAAACACCACCAAAAGAAGAAACACCACCACAAGAAGTACCACCAAAAGAAGAAATACCACCAAAAGAAGAAATACCACCACAAGAAGAAACACCACCAAAAGAAGAAATACCACCAAAAGAAGAAATACCACCAACAAAAGAAAGACCACCAACAGAAGAAAGACCACCAACAGAAGAAAGACAACCTAAAGAAGAAATACCACCAAAAGAAGAAACACCACCAACAGAAGAAGTACCACCAAAAGAAGAAGTACCACCAGCAGAAGAAATACCAACACAAGAAGAAGTACCACCAAAAGAAGAAATACCACCAACAGAAGAAAGACCATCAACAGAAGAAAGACAACCTAAAGAAGAAATACCACCAACAAAAGAAACACCACCAACAGAAGAAGTACCACCAAAAGAAGAAATGCCACCAAAAGAAGAAACACCACCAAAAGAAGAAACACCACCAACAGAAGAATTACCACCAAAAGAAGTACCACCAAAAGAAGAATTACCACCAACAGAAGAAGTACCACCAAAAGAAGAAACACCACCAACAGAAGAATTACCACCAAAAGAAGTACCACCAAAAGAAGAATTACCACCAACAGAAGAAGTACCACCAAAAGAAGAAGTACCACCAAAAGAAGAAATGCCACCAACAGAAGAAGTACCACCAAAAGAAGAAGTACCACCAAGAGAAGAAATGCCACCAAAAGAAGAAATACCACCAAAAGAAGAAGTACCACCAAAAGAAGAAATACCACCAACAGAAGAAATACCACCAACAGAAGAAGTACCACCAAAAGAAGAAGTACCACCAAGAGAAGAAATGCCACCAAAAGAAGAAATACCACCAAAAGAAGAAATGCCACCAAAAGAAGAAGTACCACCAAAAGAAATACCACCAACAGAAGAAGTACCACCAAAAGAAGAAGTACCACCAAGAGAAGAAATACCACCAAAAGAAGAAATACCACCAAAAGAAGAAGTACCACCAAAAGAAATACCACCAACAGAAGAAGTACCACCAACAGAAGAAGTAACACTGTGGATTTAA